The Euphorbia lathyris chromosome 2, ddEupLath1.1, whole genome shotgun sequence genome includes a window with the following:
- the LOC136218332 gene encoding protein RESISTANCE TO PHYTOPHTHORA 1, chloroplastic isoform X2 gives MNSVISSSVCNYQISRLPFTPANPRYRHSFCNIKNLKVSSTAKEVDSQTEEGSPEQEPNETSKTFTPTSSALDKNLKKAVQKTAATFAPRASTASKNPAVPGSALYSVFEVQAYISMLLGGALSFNLIFPSNEPDIWRLMGMWSIWMFNTFAFFGMYAWKMGWLQKTE, from the exons ATGAACTCAGTGATCTCATCATCTGTTTGCAACTATCAAATTTCAAGGCTGCCATTCACACCCGCAAATCCAAGGTATAGACATAGTTTCTGCAATATCAAGAATCTGAAAGTCAGTAGCACCGCGAAGGAAGTTGATTCCCAGACAGAGGAGGGGTCCCCGGAACAAGAACCAAATGAAACTAGCAAAACATTCACTCCGACTTCCTCTGCACtagacaaaaatctcaaaaag GCTGTTCAGAAGACTGCAGCAACCTTCGCGCCTAGGGCTTCTACAGCGTCGAAAAACCCAGCAGTACCTGGAAGTGCTTTATACAGTGTTTTTGAGGTTCAAGCGTATATATCAATGTTGTTAGGCGGAGCACTTTCTTTTAATCTTATATTTCCATCAAATGAACCAGATATTTGGAGATTGATGGGGATGTGGTCTATTTGGATGTTCA ATACCTTTGCCTTCTTTGGAATGTACGCATGGAAG ATGGGATGGCTACAGAAAACAGAATAA
- the LOC136218332 gene encoding protein RESISTANCE TO PHYTOPHTHORA 1, chloroplastic isoform X1, producing the protein MNSVISSSVCNYQISRLPFTPANPRYRHSFCNIKNLKVSSTAKEVDSQTEEGSPEQEPNETSKTFTPTSSALDKNLKKAVQKTAATFAPRASTASKNPAVPGSALYSVFEVQAYISMLLGGALSFNLIFPSNEPDIWRLMGMWSIWMFTIPSLRARDCSKKEKEALNYLFLLIPLINVLIPFFYKSFAFVWSADTFAFFGMYAWKMGWLQKTE; encoded by the exons ATGAACTCAGTGATCTCATCATCTGTTTGCAACTATCAAATTTCAAGGCTGCCATTCACACCCGCAAATCCAAGGTATAGACATAGTTTCTGCAATATCAAGAATCTGAAAGTCAGTAGCACCGCGAAGGAAGTTGATTCCCAGACAGAGGAGGGGTCCCCGGAACAAGAACCAAATGAAACTAGCAAAACATTCACTCCGACTTCCTCTGCACtagacaaaaatctcaaaaag GCTGTTCAGAAGACTGCAGCAACCTTCGCGCCTAGGGCTTCTACAGCGTCGAAAAACCCAGCAGTACCTGGAAGTGCTTTATACAGTGTTTTTGAGGTTCAAGCGTATATATCAATGTTGTTAGGCGGAGCACTTTCTTTTAATCTTATATTTCCATCAAATGAACCAGATATTTGGAGATTGATGGGGATGTGGTCTATTTGGATGTTCA CAATTCCTTCTTTACGAGCTAGAGACTGCTCAAAGAAGGAGAAAGAAGCTCTTAACTATCTGTTTCTCCTAATTCCTTTGATCAATGTCTTAATCCCCTTCTTTTACAAATCCTTTGCTTTTGTATGGTCTGCAGATACCTTTGCCTTCTTTGGAATGTACGCATGGAAG ATGGGATGGCTACAGAAAACAGAATAA